One window of Medicago truncatula cultivar Jemalong A17 chromosome 2, MtrunA17r5.0-ANR, whole genome shotgun sequence genomic DNA carries:
- the LOC112419443 gene encoding probable BOI-related E3 ubiquitin-protein ligase 3 produces MNPYSHDNHGLPFSTNNFFSVGLPELQQHQHPQHNQQQQLQQQQSQRNFVPVPNPHIHASSILSSPTFVGLFEKQGQETDQLINIQNGQIKLMLQHHIRELQVATLKNMEIYSRQIMTKANEEIAKVVKKNQEMENLLRSLETEKRFLKRIAEERGATTIALHNKLEEEKKRARMVVLNDAESCCGESEEARAEKRMRSDDNLKFCSKCKTNFVGVLFLPCRHLSLCKQCEALLQTCPICGMAKKDVIEIQSSISY; encoded by the exons ATGAATCCATACTCTCATGATAATCATGGCCTTCCTTTCTCCACCAACAACTTTTTCTCAGTTGGACTCCCCGAGttacaacaacatcaacatccacaacataatcaacaacaacaactacaacaacaacagtCGCAAAGAAATTTTGTCCCTGTTCCCAATCCTCATATTCATGCTTCAAGCATCCTAAGTTCTCCAACCTTTGTTGGTCTATTTGAGAAACAAGGGCAGGAAACAGACCAACTCATCAATATACAG AATGGTCAAATAAAACTCATGTTACAACATCACATTAGGGAGTTACAAGTGGCTACactaaaaaatatggaaatttaTTCAAGGCAAATTATGACAAAAGCAAATGAAGAAATTGCAAAAGTTGTAAAGAAAAATCAAGAGATGGAAAATCTCTTAAGAAGCCTAGAGACAGAGAAAAGATTTTTGAAGAGAATAGCTGAGGAAAGGGGAGCCACAACAATAGCTCTGCATAACAAGttggaagaagagaagaagagagcaAGGATGGTTGTGCTAAATGACGCGGAATCATGTTGCGGTGAAAGTGAAGAAGCAAGAGCTGAAAAGCGCATGAGAAGCGACGACAATTTGAAGTTTTGTTCAAAGTGTAAGACAAACTTTGTTGGTGTCTTATTTCTTCCATGTAGGCATCTATCTTTATGCAAACAATGTGAAGCTTTACTCCAAACTTGTCCAATATGTGGAATGGCAAAGAAGGATGTTATTGAGATCCAGAGTTCAATTTCATATTGA